Part of the Novosphingobium sp. KA1 genome is shown below.
TTGGTGAGCTTCACGCCCAGCTTTTCGAGGTGCAGCGCGGCGACCTTCTCGTCGAGGTGCTTGGGCAACACGTAGACGCGGTTCTCGTACTGCTCGTTCTTGGTGAACAGTTCGATCTGCGCGAGCGTCTGGTTGGTGAAGCTTGCCGACATCACGAAGCTGGGGTGGCCGGTGGCGCAGCCCAGGTTCACCAGACGGCCCTTGGCGAGCACGATGATCTGCTTGCCGTCCGGGAAGGTGACGAGGTCGGTACCGGCCTTCACTTCCTTCCAGTCGTAGTTGTCGAGCGCCGAGATCTGGATCTCGCTGTCGAAGTGGCCGATGTTGCAGACGATGGCCTTGTCCTTCATCTGCTCCATGTGCTCGCCGGTGATGACGGCTTCGTTGCCGGTGGCGGTGACGAAGATGTCGCAGCGCTTCACGGCGTCTTCCATGGTGACGACTTCATAGCCTTCCATGGCGGCCTGAAGGGCGCAGATCGGGTCGATCTCGGTGACCATCACGCGGGCGCCGCCGTTGCGCAGCGACGCGGCCGAGCCCTTGCCGACGTCGCCGAAACCGGCAACGCAGGCGACCTTGCCGGCCAGCATCACGTCGGTGGCGCGGCGGATCGCGTCGACCAGCGATTCCTTGCAGCCGTAGAGGTTGTCGAACTTCGACTTGGTGACCGAATCGTTCACGTTGATCGCGGGGAACGGCAGCTTGCCGTCCTTGGCGAGGTGATAGAGGCGGTGCACGCCGGTGGTGGTCTCTTCCGAGACGCCCTTGATGGCGTTGACGGTGCGCGAGAGGTAGCCCGGCTTGGCCTTGAGGAAGGCGTTGAGCGCGCGCACGAACTCGATTTCCTCGGCGTTCGAGGGCTCGAACAGCGGTTCACCGGCTTCGACGCGGGCGCCCCAGAGCGCAAACATGGTGGCATCGCCGCCGTCGTCGAGGATCATGTTGCAGGTGAGGTCGGGGTTGCCCTCGCTCGACCAGTCGAAGATGCGGCCGACATAGTCCCAGTATTCGGCCAGGCTTTCGCCCTTGATGGCGTAGACGGGGATGTCCTGCGCGGCGATGGCGGCGGCGGCATGGTCCTGCGTCGAGAAGATGTTGCAGGTGGCCCAGCGCACTTCGGCGCCGAGCGCGACCAGCGTCTCGATCAGCACGGCGGTCTGGATCGTCATGTGCAGCGAGCCGGTGATGCGCGCACCCTTGAGCGGCTGGGCAGCGCCGTATTCCTCGCGCAGCGCCATCAGGCCGGGCATTTCGGTTTCGGCGATGGCGATCTCGGTGCGGCCGAAATCGGCGAGCGAGATATCGGCGATGGCGTAGTCGGGGGCGGTGGTCGTGGCCACGGGCGCGAACTCCTGGAAGTGTTTGCTCTACGGCCCCTGCGCCGGAATGGCGTAGGGCGCCGCAATGGTGCCGTCCCTACCCGTTCGCTTTGCCCGACGCAAATATAAAGATATCTTTATATGCGCCTCGGTAGATCCCGCCGGAGCACGGGAAAACGGGCGGGAGAACACGCGCCCCCGCCCTTCCCGGCTTCGGCCTCGCGCGCTCTACGCGAGGTCGAAGCGATCGGCGTTCATCACCTTCACCCACGCGGCCACGAAGTCGCGCACGAACTTCCCGCCCGCGTCCGCCGCCGCATAGACTTCGCTGAGCGCGCGAAGCTGTGAATTGGAGCCGAACACCAGGTCGGTCCGGGTTGCCGTCCACTTCGGCTGCCCGCTGGCCCGGTCGGAGCCGACGAACTTCTCGTCCGCCTCGTCGTCGACCTGCTTCCAGGCGGTATTCATGTCGAGCAGGTTGACGAAGAAGTCGTTGGTGAGCTGGCCTTCGCGCGCGGTAAGGACGCCGTCCTTCGAGCCGCCGAAGTTTGCGCCCAGCACCCGCAGGCCGCCCACCAGCACCGTCATCTGCGGGGCGCTGAGGCCCAGCAGCTGCGCACGGTCGAGCAGCAGCTCCTCGGTCGGCACGTTGTAGGGCACCTGGAGGTAGTTGCGGAAACCGTCCGCGCGCGGCTCCAGCACGGCAAAGCCATGCTCGTCGGTCTGCTCCTGCGAGGCATCGACGCGGCCCGGAGTGAACGGCACTTCAACCGCGCTCCCCGCATCCGCCGCCGCCTTCTCGATGCCGACGCTGCCGCCCAGCACGATGAGGTCGGCCATCGACACGGTGCCGCCGAACCCGGCCTTGATCTCCTCGTAGACGCCCAGAACCCTGGCGAGCCGGGCCGGTTCGTTGACCTCCCAGTCCTTCTGCGGCGCCAGGCGGATACGCGCGCCATTGGCACCGCCGCGGTAGTCCGACTGGCGGAAGGTGACCGCCGAAGCCCATGCGGTTGCCACCAGTTCGGCCACGGTAAGCCCCGAAGCGGCGATCCTCTGCTTCAGCGCGGCCACGTCCTCAGCGCCGATTGCCGGACCTTGCGCGCCGGGCAGCGGGTCCTGCCAGAGGAAGTCCTCCGCCGGAACCTCGCTGCCGAGGTAACGCGCCTTGGGCCCCATGTCGCGGTGGCAGAGCTTGAACCAGGCCTTGGCGAACTGGTCCTCGAACCACGCCGGTTCGGCGCGGAAGCGTTCGAGGATCTTGCGGTATTCCGGGTCTTCCTTGAAGGCCATGTCCGCCGTGGTCATCAGCGTCGGCACGCGCCGTTCGGGGCTGTGCGCACCGGGGGCCATGTCCTCGGGCTTCTGGCCGATCGGCTGCCACTGCTGTGCGCCGGCCGGGCTATGCACCAGTTCGTAGTCGTAATCGAGCAGCATGTGCAGGTAGCTCATGTCCCAGCGGGTGGGCGTGGGCGTCCAGGCACCCTCGATGCCGGAGGTGATCGTGTGATCCCCGAAGCCGCTCTCATGCCCGCTCGCCCAGCCGAGGCCCTGCAGCGCAATGTCCGCGCCTTCCGGCTCGGCGCCGACCAGCGCCGCATCGCCCGCGCCGTGGCACTTGCCGAAAGTATGCCCGCCGACGGTGAGCGCCGCCGTCTCGACATCGTCCATGCCCATGCGGGCAAACGTCTCGCGCACGTCGCGCGCCGAGCCGAGCGGATCGGGATTGCCGCCGGGGCCTTCGGGGTTGACGTAGATCAGGCCCATCTGGATTGCCGCCAGCGGGTTTTCGAGCGCGATGTCCTTGTCCGGCTGGATGCGCGTTTCGGCGCCCTGCCCGACCCAGTGCTCCTCGGTGCCCCAGTAGACGTCGATCTCGGACGAATAGATATCCTCGCGCCCGCCGCCAAAGCCGAGCACCGGCGCGCCCATCGATTCGAACGCCACGTTGCCGGTGAGGATCAGCAGGTCCGCCCAGGAGAGGCTGGCGCCGTACTTCTGCTTGATCGGCCAGAGCAGGCGGCGCGCCTTGTCGAGATTGGCGTTGTCCGGCCAGGAGTTGAGCGGCGCGAAGCGCTGGTCGCCGGCACCGCCGCCGCCGCGCCCGTCACCAATGCGATACGTGCCCGCGCTGTGCCAGGCCATGCGGATGAAGAAGGGTCCGTAGTGCCCGTAGTCGGCCGGCCACCAGGGCTGGCTGTCGGTCATCAGCGCGGTGAGGTCAGCCTTCACCGCCGCAAGGTCGAGCGACTGGAACGCCTCGCCGTAATCGAAATCGGGGTCCATCGGGCTGGGGCTGGTGCCGCCCTGCTGGAGGATGTCGAGCCGCAGCTGGTTGGGCCACCAGTCCCGGTTGGTGCGCCCGAGCAGCGATCGCACGGGTTCGCCGTGCATCGGGCAACCACTGGTCTTCGCGTCCATGGATTCTCTCCTCTTGTGATCCGCGTCCCGGCCATTGAAAGTCATGGGGCCGGGCGATTGGGGGAAACTCACCCGCCAGGCGGGTCTTTCGGGTGTTGCGCGTAAGGGACGCAGGCCCGTCCAGGCCGACAGCGGCAACGCCGCCGACAGGAACTGTCTCGACCTGGATAAAGACCCTCGGAAATCCTGAGAACCCATACCATGGGTTAGCTCCCGGAAGCGCCTGCGGACGCCGTGCAGAGTGCCAGATTCCCCCGCGCGTTCAAGGGCGCCGATGCCCGCAGCCGATGCGAATTTCCGATCATTGTTCGCAGCAAAACCAATGACCATGCTGCGCGCAGCATAACCGGCCCGCAGACGGGTATTTTCCGCCTCCCGACGCGCTCGGTGGTGACTTGGGACAGGAGGCGGAAAATCGGTGACGTGAACGACCCCGACGCTTCAGGACTTCACGGCACACTCCCATTTCGGACGGCGGGGACCAAGCCTGTCGGCACGGCCCCATCCGGCGAAAGACGAATTCGATCCGAGATCGCTTTCGCCCGAAAATGTTACATTGCTGCGACAAGTCGTTCAATAGACGTTGCACAATCATGCACTCGAAGTTGCCTCGGCTCGGACAATTCGGCCGAAATTGCCACATCACGATCGGCAACAGGCACAAATGCAGGATCGATAAATTCATCAAATGACTTGGGAAAACGAAAAATCGGTGATCCGGACGGCATCGGCAAATTCCGCGCAGCCACGGCCGCAGGGGTTGCCCTCAGCGGCGGCCGTCAGGGCAGCAACGCCTGCACCGTGAACACCAGCCCCCCGGCCAGCGCCACGTAGGCAAGGCAGACCGGCACCGTGCGCGCCAGTGTTTCTCCCTCCCGCCCGACCAGTCCGACCGTCGCGGTCCCGGCGACTATGTTGTGCGGGGCCATGATGTTGCCCACCGCCGCGCCCACGCTCTGCCCCGCAAGCGCCAGGCCGTGCGGCAGCCGCACCGCGTCGGCAGCGGCAATCTGGAAATTGGCGAAGATGATGTTCGAGGCCGTTCCCGACCCGGTGACGAACGACCCCAGCGCCCCCACCAGCGGCACCGCCAGTGGCCAGGCCCGCCCGAACAGCGTGGTCGCGCCCACTGCAAGCGCATCGATCATGCCGCCGTGAACCATGAAGCGCGCCAGCGTCAGCACCGCGACAAGCGCGATTCCGACTTGCGGCAGCCGCCGCAGCGCCGCCAGCATCGATGCCCCGACCTGCCTTGGCGCGGCGCGATGGGCCAGCGCCGTGCAGAGGAATGCCAGCAACAGCATCGTGCCGGGATGATAGAGCGGCAGCATCACCTCGCCAAAACCGTGACCATAGCTCCATTCGATGCGGCACGTCCGCAAGGCGGCCTGCAAGGGCGGCACCAGACGGCTCACCAGGATGAGCGCCACCAGCACGACATAGGGCAAGCCGGCCATGACAACCTCGCGTCCGGCCGGCCCCGATCGCAGCGTCCCCCCACTTCCACGCCGCAGCCAGGCGGCAAACAGCCCGCCGCCCAGCAATGCGCCGCCCAGCGTCGGCAGTTCCGCCCCCGCCAGCGCCGCGACCAGCGCCGCGGCCGCGAAAAAGCACACCGCCGCCATCAGCGCCGTGCGCCGGGCCGCGACCGTCGCCCTTCCCGCGAAGAGGCCCTGCGCCCCGCCGCCGATGGCATAAGTCACGACAAGCTGGGCGAACATCCAGCCAAGGCAGGCATGCAGCACCAGGATCTCAAGGCTCAGCCGCCGCGCGTCGAACAGACCGGCCTCGAGCAGCGGCACCATCGGCGCGCCCACCGCACCGAACGAGACCCCCGCGACATGGCCCAGCAAGGCCACCAGGACCGCGCGCGCGGGCGGCACGCCCAGGGCCACCAGCATCGGCGCGACGATCGCGATGGGCGTGCCGAAACCCGAGGCGCCTTCGAGGAACATCGCGAAGAACCAGCCCAGCAGCAGCGCCGTCGCGGCCGGATCGCGCGAAATCGACGCCAGCCATTCGCCGATCACGGCCGTGGCGCCGATGCGGGTCTGGTATTCGTGGATCGAAAGTGCGGGAAAGATGATCCACAGGATCGTCGCGGCGGTGAACCCCGCTTCCAGCACCGGCCCGGCAAGATCGGCGGGAGTCTCGCCGAACTGGAAACCCACCACCGCCACGATCGCGGCGATCACCGCCGCCAGCGATCCGGCTGCCGCGGCCGACCAGCGCAGCCCCGTCATCAGGACCACGAGCAGCGCGATCGGCAGGATCGCGAGGGCCGCCAAGGGTCAGCCCCGACGCTCGACCGGCACCGGATGGAGCGGCGTGCCGGTCTCCTCGAAGGCGCCGATATTGGCCAGGGTCGTCCCGGCGATCGCGGTCATCGCCTCGCGCGTGAAGAAGCCCTGATGGCCGGTGATGAGCACGTTCGGGAACGTCATCAGGCGCACGAAGACATCGTCGCGGATCACCTGTTCGGACAAGTCCTCGAAGAACAGGTCTTCCTCTTCCTCGTAGACGTCGAGCCCGACGTAGCCGACCCGTCCGCTCTTGAGTCCGGCGATCACCGCACGCGCATCCATCACCGCGCCGCGACTGGTGTTGATGAGCATGACGCCGGGTTTCATCGTGCGGATCGCCTCGCGGCCGATCAGGTGATGGGTATCGGGGGTGAGCGGGCAATGCAGCGAGATGATGTCGCAGCGCGCCAGCAGCTCCTCGCGCGGGACGTAGCGCCCGCCGATCTGCGTCAGTTCGGGCGTCTCGAAGGGATCGCTGGCCAGCACCTCGCAGCCGAACCCCTTGAGGATGCGCGCGACATTGATGCCGATCCGGCCGGTGCCGATCACCCCTGCGACCTTGCCCTTGAGATCGAACCCCAGCAGCCCTTCCAGCGCGAAGTTGCCCTCGCGCACACGGGCATAGGCCTTGTGGATCTTGCGGTTGAGCGAAAGGATCAGCGCCACCGCATGCTCGGCGATGGCGTCGGGCGAATAGGCAGGGACGCGGCCGATCGAAAGACCCAGCCGCCGCGCCGCTTCCAGGTCGACGTTGTTGAAGCCGGCGCTGCGCAGCGCGATCAGCCGGGTGCCCTGCCCGGCCAGGATCTCCAGCACTTCGGCGCCAAGCTGGTCGTTGACGAAAGCGCAGACGCAGTCATGCCCGCGCGCCAGGTTGGCGGTGTTGGCATTGAGGCGCGCCTCGTACCACGAAAAGACATGACGCCCGCCCGCCGCCTCGTTGGCATGATCGAGAAACTCACGGTCGTAGGGCCTCGTGCTGAAAACGGCGATTTTCAAGCAAGTCCTCCTGGTCGTTCGAGGAATTCCATCGAGAGCGGCGACCAGGGTTGCCGCACCTGATCGCCGCTGTCGTCGTTGATCGACCACCTGTGCCAGCGGCGGGACGATTCGACACCCCCTTCGCCGCACGATGGGTCATGCACGGTATCCGCCGGTCCAAAGCCCGGTTCAGGGCGCCGGTTTTACCGCATCGATGACAGTCAGATGTTCGAGCGGCGCGTCGCCCACGCGCGAATCGGTGACGAGAATCGTCGCCCCCGGCGTGAGCGCGGTCTTCAGCTTGTCGTAGAACCCGCGCGGCAGGCGCAGGCGGTTGAGCGCGGCTTCATCCACTTCCACCCCGTCCTCGGAAGTGTGCCCCGGCAGGCCGACATAGACCCAGTGCGGCTGGCCGCCGCGCATGACCATGGTGATGACGTGGCTGCCGTGATCGGCCGCGTCGACCTCCACCACGCTGCGGCCGATCTCGGTGCCGCCGCGCAGCACCACGACCCGCCCGTCGAGCCGGGAAACGATGATCGAGAGCGGGCCGGAACGCGCCAGCTCGGGCTGCCAGCGGTACTGCTGCCCCCCGGCAAGCGGGGTATGTCCGGTCTTCTGCCCCTTGTCGTTGAAGGGCGAGAGCAGGCTGTTGTCGCTGGTCCGCACGTGGCTGGCGGCATCCCCCTCGACCACGACGGTCACGCCCAGCTTTGTCACCGCGAACAGCTCGCGCGCGAACTGGTAGGGCAAGTGCACGCAGCCATGGCTCTCCGGATAGCCCGGAAGGCCGCCGGCATGGAGCGCCACCCCGTCCCAGGTCAGCCGCTGCTGGAACGGCATCGGCGCGTTGTTGTAGGTGCTCGAACGATGGTCGGCATCCTTCTGGAGAATGGTGAAGACGCCGGTGGGCGTGGCATAGCCATCCTTGCCGCTGGACACGGTGGTGGCCGCGATGCGCACGCCGTTGCGATAGACCAGCGCCACCTGCCTGGAGAGGTCGACATAGACCAGCACCGGCCCCTCAGGCGCGACATCGGGTGCCCATACCCATTCACCGGGCTTCAGCTGCTCGATCCGGCGCGCGAACTCCGGCGGCGACGTCGCCTTGGCGCCTTGCGCCAGGGCCGGGTCCATCCCGCATGCCGCGCCCATCACCAGCGACGCACCAAGCGCCAGCCCCAATCCTGCCTTCATCGGACCCCCTGCAGCCTTTTCGCACAATACCGCGACAATTCCGGCAGTGACCTGAATAACGCAGGATTACCATCCGGGTTTACCCGAATAGACACTGCCGCCGAATACCTGAAACGGCCGCCTGCGATCACCGGGCATATTGGCTTGCCGTATCTCCAATTCCGATCTATTTCATTACATTAAATCAAATTGCTGCAACAACGACATCCACCGGAGGATCTGTTCTCCGGCATCACGTCCGCGTGGCCAAGGCCGCCACACGCCGACTTGCGACCCCGCGCCCCGGAGGATCGATGCAGACTGAACCGCTCCGCGACTGGCATGCCCTGGCCACGGCAGAGGCACTGGCCTTCCTCGATACCGCGCCGCAGGGCCTCAGCGAAACCGAAGCCGCGCTGCGGCTGAAGGCCCATGGCCCCAACAGCCTGCCCGCCCCGCGCGGACGCAGCCCGTTGCTGCGTTTCCTGGCGCAGTTCCACAACGCGCTGATCTATTTCCTGCTGGCCTCGGCCCTGGCCGCGCTGCTGCTTCAACACGCGGTCGACGCGCTGGTGATCGTGGCCGTGGTGGTCGTCAACGCGGTGGTCGGCTTCATCCAGGAAGGCCGCGCGGAAAAGGCCTTGTCCGGCATGGAGAGCCTGATTTCGGACAAGGCCCATGTCGTGCGCGGCGGCCTTCGCGAAAGCGTCGATGCGGCCACGCTGGTGCCCGGCGATGTGGTCATGCTCGATGCCGGAGACCGGGTGCCGGCGGACCTGCGGCTGATCCGCGTGCGCGCCCTCGCGATCGAGGAAGCCGCGCTCACCGGGGAATCGGTCGCCGCCGAAAAAGGCGAGCTCCCGGTCGCCGCCGATGCCCCGCTCGCCGAGCGTTCGGCCATGGCCTATTCCGGCACGCTCGTCGCGCGCGGTCAGGCCACCGGCGTGGTTGTCGCCACCGGCACCGCCACCGAGATCGGCCGGATAAACACCCTGCTCCAGTCCGTGCCCAGCCTCGCCACGCCCTTGCTGCGCCAGATCGACAGCTTCGCCGCCAGGCTGACCGCGGCGATCTCGCTCGGCGCCGCCGCGCTGTTCGCCTTCGCCGTGCTGGTGCGCGGCTTCGACTGGGTGGATGCGCTGATCGCGGTCGTGGCGCTGGCGGTCGGCGCCATTCCCGAGGGCCTGCCTGCGGTCATCACCATCACCCTTGCCATCGGCGTGCAGCGCATGGCCGCGCGCAAGGCGGTGATCCGCAAACTGCCCGCGGTCGAGACGCTGGGCGCGACTTCGGTGATCTGCACCGACAAGACCGGCACGCTCACCCGCAACGAGATGATGGTCAGCCGGGTCATGACCGGCTTGCACGAACTGCGGGTCGAGGGCGGCGGCTACCTGCCCGAAGGGGCCATCACCTGCCGCGGCGGCCGCGACGATGCCGCCGCCATCGCCACTGCCGCCGACATCGTGCGCTGCGGCGTGCTGTGCAACGACGCCCACTTGCGGCAGGCCGACGGCATCTGGACCGTCACCGGCGACCCGATGGAAGGCGCGCTCATCGCCCTCGCCCGCAAGACCGGGATCGACGAGGCGCATCTGCGCGGCGAATGGCGCCGCGTCGACGAAATCCCCTTCGACGCCAGCCACCGGCTGATGGCAACGCTATGCCGTAACGCCGCCGGACGCAGCCTGGTCTTCATCAAGGGCGCGCCCGAGGCGGTCCTGGCACTGGGCGCCAGCCGCGAGGATGCCGAGGCCTGGGAACTGGGCACGACGCGCGCCGCCGACGAAGGCGAGCGGGTGCTGGGCTTTGCCATGCGCGAACTGCCCCCGGCCACCGAAAAGCTGGATTTCGGCCTGCTGCAAGGGGCAACGATGCTGGGCCTCATGGGCTTCATCGATCCCCCGCGCGAGGAGGCACGACGGGCAATCGCCGAGTGCCGCTCCGCCGGGATCGCGGTCAGGATGATCACCGGCGATCATGCCGGAACCGCCCTCGCCATCGCCCGCCAGCTGGCGCTGGCCGATGCCCCCCGCGCTCTCACCGGCACCCAGATCGAGGCGATGAGCGACGCGGAACTGGCCGAGGCGGTGCCCCGCACCGCCGTCTTTGCCCGCGCCAGCCCCGAACACAAGCTGCGCATCGTCCGCGCGCAGCAAGCGCGCGGCGCCATCGTCGCCATGACCGGCGACGGGGTGAACGACGCGCCCTCGCTCAAGCAGGCCGACGTCGGCACCGCGATGGGCCTTTCCGGCACCCAGGCCGCGCGCGAGGCGGCGGAAATGGTGCTGCTCGACGACAACTTCGCCTCGATCGTCGCCGCCGTGCGCGAGGGACGCACCGTCTACGACAATATCCGCAAGGTCATCGCCTGGACCCTGCCGACCAATGGCGGCGAGGGCATCGCGGTGATCCTGGCCATCCTCCTCGGTTTTGCCCTGCCGATGACCGCCACGCAGATCCTCTGGATCAACCTGGTGATGACGGTGACGCTGGGCCTCGTCCTCGCCTTCGAACCGCCGGAACCGGGGATCATGGCGCGCCCGCCCCGCCGCCGCGATGCGCCGCTGCTCTCGGCCTTCCTGCTCTGGCGGGTGCTGCTGGTCTCGGTGCTGTTCGCCGCCGTGCTGCTGGCCGTGTTCTTCGGCGCGCAATGGGCCGGGGACAGCCTGCGCGAAGCGCGCACGATGGTCGTCAACATGCTGGTGATCGCCGAGATCTTCTACTTGTTCAACGTCCGCTACATGCACATGCGATCCCTGAGCCACGCCGGCCTGCAAGGCACCCGCGCGGTGCTGATCGCGGTGGGCGGCGCGGTCATCGCGCAGCTTGCCTTCACTTATGCGCCGCCCTTGCAGGCGGTGTTCGATACCGCCCCGCTCTCGATCCGCGACGGCGCGGCGATGCTGGCAATCGGCGCCGCGATGTTTTTCCTGCTCGAAGCCGAGAAGGCGCTGATGCGAAAGCTCGGCTGGTTCGAGGAACTGGCCTGAAACTCAGCCCGGCAGCCGTACCATCAGCGTATCCGGCCTGATCCAGGCAAGCAGCGAATTGGCGCGGCTGCCGCCGGTCAATTGCCGCAGCGCGCCGCCGCCCTGGGTTCCCAGCACGACCAGATCGGCGTCGTAATCCTCGATCGCCCGGCCAACCGCCGCCTCGGCCTCGCCGCTTGCCAGCACCCCCTCGATGCGTCCGGCAAAGGGCGCCAGGTCGTCCGAGGCCAGAAATTCGGCGAGGCCGCTTTGCGCGCGGGCAAGCGTTTCCTCGCGCACATGGTCGGCCACGCCCCAGCTTTCGAAACCGATGTGGAACACGTGCACGACCCGGATCGCCGCATCGGGAATGAGCCGCGCGGCGGTAAGGATCGCCTGCTTCGAGGCGGGCGAGAAGTCGCTCGGCACAAGAATGCGGCGATAGAGCCCGCGCGGGCGCTGCTTGACCACCAGCACCGGCACTTCGGCATGGCGCAGCAGGTAATCGATCGCGGTGCCGAGGAAATAGTCCGAAATCTGGTTGAACCGGGCGACGCCGGCCACGATCAGCTGCGCCCCGCGCTCTTTGGCGATACGGGCGATGGTGCCCGGCGGCGAGCCTTCGGGGACCAGCACGTCGGCCGCGGCGGCGCCCGGCGGCAGGATTTCACGGACACGTTGCTGCAAGGCCGCGTCCGACACGCCGTCGTGCCCCTCGTCCTTGCGCACATGCACCACTTCGACCACCAGGCCGAGATCGCGCCCCAGTTCGAAGGCACGGTCGACCGCGCGGTCGCTCCGCGCGCTAAGATCGGTTGCGACCAGGATCGGGGACGTCATCTCGGCACCACTCCTATCAAATTCGACCTCGCAATCAGACACCTGTCCGGTGCGGCAGGCAAGGCCGCACTTACGCCCCAGGCGGCGCGGACACATTCCGCCTAGCCCCCGACGACGTTGTAGCCGCTGTCGACGTAGATCGTCTGCCCGGTCACGAAGCGCGCCCTCGGGCCCAGCAGGAACGCCGCCATCTGGCCGATCTGCTCGACCGTCACCAGCTGGTGCAGCGGCGCCTTGTCGGAGGCGAGGCGGATCAGTTCGTCAAGGTGCGAGAGACCCGAGGCCGCCCGCGTGCGCACCGGCCCGGTCGAGAGCGCGTTGACGCGGATGCCCTGCGCGCCCAGTTCATCGGCGAGATAACGCACGCTCGCCTCCAGCGCGGCCTTGACCGGCCCCATGATGCCGTAGCCCGGCACCACCTTTTCGGAACCGTAGAAACTCATCGTCAGGATCGATCCGCCGCCCGCCATCAGCGGCTCGGCATGGCGCGCCAGCCGGATCAGCGAATGGCAGGAAACGTCCATCGCGGTGCGAAAGCCTTCGGCGGAGCTGTCCACCACCCGCCCGTGCAGGTCGTCCTTGGGGGCATAGGCGATCGAATGGAGCAGGAAATCGAGCCCGCCCCAACGCGCGGCGATCTCGGCAAACAGGGCCTCGACCTGCGCCGGGTCGGTAACGTCGAGCGGCGTGAAGATCGGCGCCTCGAGTTCCTGCGCCAGCGGCTCGACAAAGCGCCGGGCCTTGTCGTTCTGGTAGGTGATGGCAAGTTCCGCCCCCGCCTCGCGCAGGACTTCCGCACAGCCCCAGGCCAGCGACTGGTCGTTCGCCATGCCCACGATCAATCCACGCATCAGCCGCCCCTCTTTCCGCCAGTACCGCCCGTTTGTCGTCGCGCCTGCTACTCGTGCCGAAGCGCGTCGATAGGATTGAGGCTCGCCGCGCGGCGGGCCGGGAAATAACCGAAGATCACCCCGATCGCCGCCGAAACCGCAAAGGCACCGAGGTTGACGGCGGGTTCGAAGATCCACGGCACGTTCATCAGCGGCACCGCGATGGCCACCACGACCTGCGCCAGCACCAGCCCGATCAGCCCGCCAAGGCACGAGAGCACGATGGCCTCGACCAGGAACTGCATCAGCACCTCGCTCGCCACCGCGCCGATGGCGAGACGGATGCCGATCTCGCGCGTGCGCTCGGTCACCGAGACCAGCATGATGTTCATGATGCCGATGCCGCC
Proteins encoded:
- a CDS encoding 2-hydroxyacid dehydrogenase codes for the protein MKIAVFSTRPYDREFLDHANEAAGGRHVFSWYEARLNANTANLARGHDCVCAFVNDQLGAEVLEILAGQGTRLIALRSAGFNNVDLEAARRLGLSIGRVPAYSPDAIAEHAVALILSLNRKIHKAYARVREGNFALEGLLGFDLKGKVAGVIGTGRIGINVARILKGFGCEVLASDPFETPELTQIGGRYVPREELLARCDIISLHCPLTPDTHHLIGREAIRTMKPGVMLINTSRGAVMDARAVIAGLKSGRVGYVGLDVYEEEEDLFFEDLSEQVIRDDVFVRLMTFPNVLITGHQGFFTREAMTAIAGTTLANIGAFEETGTPLHPVPVERRG
- a CDS encoding L-lactate permease codes for the protein MAALAILPIALLVVLMTGLRWSAAAAGSLAAVIAAIVAVVGFQFGETPADLAGPVLEAGFTAATILWIIFPALSIHEYQTRIGATAVIGEWLASISRDPAATALLLGWFFAMFLEGASGFGTPIAIVAPMLVALGVPPARAVLVALLGHVAGVSFGAVGAPMVPLLEAGLFDARRLSLEILVLHACLGWMFAQLVVTYAIGGGAQGLFAGRATVAARRTALMAAVCFFAAAALVAALAGAELPTLGGALLGGGLFAAWLRRGSGGTLRSGPAGREVVMAGLPYVVLVALILVSRLVPPLQAALRTCRIEWSYGHGFGEVMLPLYHPGTMLLLAFLCTALAHRAAPRQVGASMLAALRRLPQVGIALVAVLTLARFMVHGGMIDALAVGATTLFGRAWPLAVPLVGALGSFVTGSGTASNIIFANFQIAAADAVRLPHGLALAGQSVGAAVGNIMAPHNIVAGTATVGLVGREGETLARTVPVCLAYVALAGGLVFTVQALLP
- the ahcY gene encoding adenosylhomocysteinase, producing the protein MATTTAPDYAIADISLADFGRTEIAIAETEMPGLMALREEYGAAQPLKGARITGSLHMTIQTAVLIETLVALGAEVRWATCNIFSTQDHAAAAIAAQDIPVYAIKGESLAEYWDYVGRIFDWSSEGNPDLTCNMILDDGGDATMFALWGARVEAGEPLFEPSNAEEIEFVRALNAFLKAKPGYLSRTVNAIKGVSEETTTGVHRLYHLAKDGKLPFPAINVNDSVTKSKFDNLYGCKESLVDAIRRATDVMLAGKVACVAGFGDVGKGSAASLRNGGARVMVTEIDPICALQAAMEGYEVVTMEDAVKRCDIFVTATGNEAVITGEHMEQMKDKAIVCNIGHFDSEIQISALDNYDWKEVKAGTDLVTFPDGKQIIVLAKGRLVNLGCATGHPSFVMSASFTNQTLAQIELFTKNEQYENRVYVLPKHLDEKVAALHLEKLGVKLTKLSKKQADYIGVPEVGPFKADHYRY
- the katG gene encoding catalase/peroxidase HPI, which gives rise to MDAKTSGCPMHGEPVRSLLGRTNRDWWPNQLRLDILQQGGTSPSPMDPDFDYGEAFQSLDLAAVKADLTALMTDSQPWWPADYGHYGPFFIRMAWHSAGTYRIGDGRGGGGAGDQRFAPLNSWPDNANLDKARRLLWPIKQKYGASLSWADLLILTGNVAFESMGAPVLGFGGGREDIYSSEIDVYWGTEEHWVGQGAETRIQPDKDIALENPLAAIQMGLIYVNPEGPGGNPDPLGSARDVRETFARMGMDDVETAALTVGGHTFGKCHGAGDAALVGAEPEGADIALQGLGWASGHESGFGDHTITSGIEGAWTPTPTRWDMSYLHMLLDYDYELVHSPAGAQQWQPIGQKPEDMAPGAHSPERRVPTLMTTADMAFKEDPEYRKILERFRAEPAWFEDQFAKAWFKLCHRDMGPKARYLGSEVPAEDFLWQDPLPGAQGPAIGAEDVAALKQRIAASGLTVAELVATAWASAVTFRQSDYRGGANGARIRLAPQKDWEVNEPARLARVLGVYEEIKAGFGGTVSMADLIVLGGSVGIEKAAADAGSAVEVPFTPGRVDASQEQTDEHGFAVLEPRADGFRNYLQVPYNVPTEELLLDRAQLLGLSAPQMTVLVGGLRVLGANFGGSKDGVLTAREGQLTNDFFVNLLDMNTAWKQVDDEADEKFVGSDRASGQPKWTATRTDLVFGSNSQLRALSEVYAAADAGGKFVRDFVAAWVKVMNADRFDLA
- a CDS encoding L,D-transpeptidase; its protein translation is MKAGLGLALGASLVMGAACGMDPALAQGAKATSPPEFARRIEQLKPGEWVWAPDVAPEGPVLVYVDLSRQVALVYRNGVRIAATTVSSGKDGYATPTGVFTILQKDADHRSSTYNNAPMPFQQRLTWDGVALHAGGLPGYPESHGCVHLPYQFARELFAVTKLGVTVVVEGDAASHVRTSDNSLLSPFNDKGQKTGHTPLAGGQQYRWQPELARSGPLSIIVSRLDGRVVVLRGGTEIGRSVVEVDAADHGSHVITMVMRGGQPHWVYVGLPGHTSEDGVEVDEAALNRLRLPRGFYDKLKTALTPGATILVTDSRVGDAPLEHLTVIDAVKPAP